The Gemmatimonadota bacterium DH-78 region AGGGGCTGCGCGTTTCCTTCAGGGTGCGCTGCTCGTCGGGTACCTACATCCGGGCCATCGCCCGTGACCTCGGAGAGGCCCTCGGGGTGGGCGCCCACCTCACGGCGCTCCGCCGCACCGCCGTGGGCGGCTTCTCGGTCGACGACGCGCTCGGCGTCGACGCCCTCGACGCCGTGCCCCCCTCGGCCTGGATCACCCCGGCCGACGCCGTGCGCCGGGCCGGGCTGTCGTGGTTCGAGGTGGGGGAGGGGGCTTCGGCCGAACTCGCACAGGGCCGGGTGATTCCCCTCGGCGAGCTGCGCGGGTCGGAGAGCGCAACGACGGCCGCCCTCGAAGCCGGGCGCCTGCTCGCCCTCGGCGAGGTGACCGAGCGCGGGTTTCAACCGCGCAAGGTGTTCGTGGGGTCATGACCGATCGCGACCACGGTCCGGCGATCGATCCGAAGCTTCCCCCGGGGCTGCCCTCGGGCGAGGGCACGGTGGTCACGGTCGGGACCTTCGACGGGGTGCATCGAGGTCACTGGGCGGTGTTGCAGGAGATCCGGGAGCGGGCGCGGACCCGGGGGCTGCGCAGCGTGCTGGTCACCTTCCATCCACACCCTCTGCGGATCGTGCGCCCCGAGGCGGCTCCCCGGCTCCTCACCACCCCCGACGAGAAGAAGGAGGTGCTGGCCGAGAGCGGTCTGGACTACGCCGTCTTCCTCTCGTTCTCCCGCGCGCTGTCCCGCTACTCGCCGGACCGCTTCGTGCGCGAGATCCTGATGGATCGCCTGTCGGTGCGAGAACTCGTGATCGGCTACGACCACGGGTTCGGGCGCGGGCGCTCGGGGGACGCCGACACCCTGCGGGCCATCGGCGCCCGGGAGGGCTTCGCCGTCGACGTCGTGCGCCCGGTGTTCGCCGGCGACGACGCGATCTCGTCGACCCGGATTCGGGCGGCGATCGCGCGAGCCGACCTGGCCATGGCCACCGCCGGCCTGGGACGGCCCTACTCGGTGCGCGGACTGGTGGTGCGCGGCGACGGGAGAGGCCGCCAGCTTGGCTTTCCAACCGCCAACCTGGGGGGCGTGTCTCCGGACAAGGCGCTTCCGCCTCCCGGTGTGTACGCCGTACGGGGGTCGGTCCGCAGTGGAGTGCACGACGGCGCCCTGCACCTGGGGCCTCGCCCCACCTTCCCGGGGGCGTCCCCCTCGATCGAACTGCACCTGATCGACTTCGAGGGCGACCTCTACGGCGAAGAGGTGCGGGTCGACTTCATGGAGCGCATCCGCGAGATCCGGCCCTTCGCCTCGGTTCAGGCACTCGTGGACCAGATGCGCGTCGACGTGTCCCGGGCCCGACGGATTCTCGCCGGCGCTACTCCACCACCGGCTCGAGGCTCGTCCGGACCCGGGTGAGGCGCCACAGTCCGAAGGCCACGAGCAGGAGAGCCGAAGGCACTCCGGCGGGTCCTCCGAGCACGATCACCGACGCCATCGAGAAGGCCGCCACCGCCGCCAGCAATCCGGTGAGGAGCCAGCCGCCGAGCACCGTGAGCATGCCGGCGACCCGGGCCTCGGCGTCGTCGGCACCCCAGGTGCGGTCGCCGAACGAGGCGCCCATCGCACACATGAAGGTGATGTAGGTGGTGGAAAGCGGCAGACCGTTCGCGGTGCCCAGCGAGATCAGGAGGCTGGCCACCACGAGGTTCACACTGGCGCGGAGAAGGTCGTAGGGCGCGTCGGTGGGGGCGCAGGGCGGCGCGGCGGTGCGGCGCTCGGCCCGGTCGCGGAGACTGCTCGGCACGATGGCTCGCACCACCGCGAAGGTACCGCGCGCCCCGGTGACCACGGCTCTCGAGAAGCGGCCCGCTCGGAAGCGCTGCGTGGAGGGGCCCCGGGCGGCGATGCGCACCTCGGTGTCGCGCACCCGTCGAGACTTCTGCGAGAGCGTGAGCGAGGCGACCATCGTGCCGCCGGCGAGGGCGAGCGCCCAGGGCGGCGTCGACACCCGTCCGGAGAGGTCCACCCCCTCCACGAACACGGCCTGAGCGGCGGCCACGGCGGGCCCGATGAAGTTCACCAGGTCGTTGCCGGCGAAGGCCAGACCGAGCGCCCCGGTGCCTGCGAGGATGATCACGCCGAGCACGGTTCGGGGCCGGCGGGAGAACACCGCGCCGAGTGCGCCCGCCACCGCGAAGACTGCGCCCAGCGCCAGGAGGAGATGAGCCTGAAGCTGGGTCATGATCTCCGCGGGAATCAGCCCCGAACTCCGGAGTCCCTTGTACACCACGAAGTACGCGAGCGAGGCGAATGCGGCGCCGGTCCAGAGCCATCCCCAGCGGCGGAAGGACGACTCCAGGTCGTGCCCGTACACGAGCCGGACCAGAAACATGATCGCGGCGGAGGCGATGAAGGCGACCACCACCGAGAGGAAGATACCCGTGTAGATGCCCAGCACCGGGCCGGAGTTGATCACCTGGAGCGCCTGCGCGGGACCGCCCGGGGTGGTCCAGAGAGCCACTGCGATGGCGGCGCCCACCAGCTCCGAGATGATGGAGACGGTCGTGGAGGTGGGCAGCCCGAGCGAGTTGAAGAGGTCGAGCAACAGCACGTCGGCCGCCATCACGCCGAGGTAGATCGCCAGGATGAGGTCGACCCGAATGTCTCCGGCCGCGTCTACGAACCACGCCGGGTCGAAGACGCCGCGGCGGGCCACCTCCATGAGACCGTTCGAGGTCAGGGCGCCGAGCAGGACGCCCACGGCCGCCACGAGGAGCACGGTGCGACGCCGGGCCACGCGCGAGCCGAAGGCCGAGTTGAGGAAGTTCGCGGCGTCGTTGGCGATCCCGACCCAGAGATCGAAGAGTGCCAGGAGGATGATCGAGGCGAGGCTGAGAGCGACGAGGTCCAACGGGCGGCCCGGGGTGGGAGCGAGGGGGGGACAGGCTCCACTAAAGCGATACAGGCCGGGGCCGGCGGACAATCGACGGTCTGCCACCATTGGGTCACGATTCCGTGACGCGCGCCCGGCCGCGCCCCGGTACCCGCGCCCGCAACGCGCGAGTTCCCGGCGAACGAGGCGGGGGTGGGGCGGGCTGGAGCCGGGGAGGGGGTGGGGTGGTGTCGGATCCGCCCTTCGGCTACCATATAAGGCTGAATCCTGCCGGGTCCGCCCGGCGCTTCCCTTGTAGCGATACGACTCCTGCGGAGGCAGAATCATGAGTATCGACAAGACTGCAGTCATCGAGAAGTACCGTCTCCACGATGGAGACGTCGGAAGTGCGCCCGTTCAGGTCGCCCTCCTCACGGAGCGGATCAACCACCTGCGGGCCCATTTCGACGCGCACAAGCACGACCACCACAGCCGGCGCGGCCTGCTGAAGATGGTGGGTCGCCGTCGCCGCCTGCTCGAGTACCTGAAGCGTACCGATCTCGAGCGGTATCGGGGACTGATCGCCGACCTCGGTCTGCGTCACTAGTCGACAAGCGAAGACGGCGGGGGCTGCGAGTCAGTCGCCGCCGTCTTCACATCCGTCGGCCGGTCCGGGAGGATCTGCCTCGGATCCCGCGCTCCGGCGCGCGGTCTGAAGGTCTCCCCGCATCGTCCGGCGGCACGAGGAGCCGATCGAACCGCGGTGGGACCGTCCCACCCGGCAAGGCTCCGACCCCGCTCCGGCGTCCGCCGGGTGCGGGTGACCGTTGCACACGCGGCGCACGGTGCGCCGCCAGGACGATATGGATGCACGCATGATCAAGCGCATCGAGCGCCAGTTCGCAGGGCGCCCCCTCACTCTCGAGATCGGTCGGATGGCCAAGCTCGCGGGGGGTTCCTGCCTCGTTCAGTACGGTGAGACGGTGGTGCTCTGCACGGCCACGGCCCAGAGCAAGCCGACCCACCTCCCCTTCTTCCCGCTCACCGTCGAGTACCGCGAGAAGACCTACGCCGCCGGAAAGATCCCCGGGGGCTTCTTCAAGCGCGAGGGTCGCCCCGGTGAGAAGGAGATTCTCGCCGCGCGCCTCACCGACCGCCCGCTGCGGCCGCTCTTTCCCGACGGCTTCATGCACGAGACGCAGGTGGTCGCCAACATCCTGAGCGCCGATCAGGAGAACGACGCCGACGTGCTCGCCCTGCTGGGCGGCAGCGTGGCGCTCAACATGTCGAACATCCCCTTCAACACCCCGGTCGCCTCGGTGCGCGTGGGGCGGATCCAGGGGACGTGGGTGTGGAACCCGACCTTCCAGCAGCTCGAGTACTCCGACGTCGACATGGTCGTCGCCGGATCCGAGGATGCGATCCTGATGGTCGAGGGCGGCGCGATCGAGGTGCCCGAGGCCGACATGCTCGAGGGCATTCAGTTCGCGCACGAGGGCATCAAGCAGCTCGTCGAGATCCAGAAGGAGCTGCTCGAGGGCCACTCGGTGCCCGACATGGAGTGGACGCCGGTCGCGCCCGATGCCGACCTGGAGTCGGTGGTGGAGAAGGTGGCGGCGGCGAAGGTGGTCGAGGCCCTCAACCTGTCCGACAAGCAGGAGCGTCAGCAGGCGATGGCGGCCGTGAAGGAGGACGTCATCAGCCACCTGCAGGACGACGACGAGGACTGGGCCGAGCACGAGGGCCAGGTGGGCGACATCCTGCGCGCGATCGAGAAGCGCACGATGCGTCAGCAGATCCTGGACAACGGCGAGCGCGCCGACGGCCGCAACCTCGACGAGATCCGTCCGATCTCGTGCGAGGTGGGCGTGCTGCCGCGCACCCATGGCTCCGCCCTCTTCACCCGCGGGCAGACGCAGGCCCTCGCGGTGACCACGCTGGGCACCTCGCGCGACGAGCAGCGGATCGACTCGATCGACGTCCGTGAAGAGGTGACCAAGTCGTTCATGCTGCACTACAACTTCCCGCCGTTCTCGGTGGGTGAGGCGCGGCCCTTCCGCAGCACCTCGCGCCGCGAGATCGGGCACGGCAACCTGGCCGAGCGGGCCATCCAGCCGCTGCTCCCGGCCTACGACGAGTTCCCGTACACGATCCGCATCGTCTCCGACATTCTCGAGTCGAACGGCTCGTCGTCGATGGCCTCGGTGTGCGGCGCCTCGCTCTCGCTCATGGACACCGGCGTGCCGATCAAGGCCGCCTGTGCGGGTGTGGCGATGGGGCTGATCAAGGAAGGCGACAAGGTGGCCGTGCTCACCGACATCCTCGGTCTCGAGGACGCCCTCGGCGACATGGACTTCAAGGTGGCCGGTACGCGCGACGGCGTGACCTCGATCCAGATGGACATCAAGATCGCCGGTCTCACCACCGAGATCCTCGAGGAGGCGCTGAAGCGGGCCCACGCCGGCCGCATGCACATTCTCGACATCATGGATCAGACGCTGGCCGAGCCGCGGGTCGACATCTCGCAGTGGGCCCCGCGGATCACCACGATCCAGATCAACCCCGAGAAGATCGGCGAGATCATCGGACCGAAGGGCAAGACGATCCGCGCCATCCAGGACGAGTCGGGTGCCACCATCGAGGTGGACGACTCCGGTCTGGTGAAGATCGCGGCGGTGAGCGGCGAGGGTGCGGATCGCGCCCGCGAGATGATCGAGGCGATCGTGAAGGACCCCGAGGTGGGCCGGATCTACGAGGGCCCGGTGAAGAACACCACCACCTTCGGCGCCTTCATCGAGATCCTTCCCGGCGTGGAGGGGCTCTGCCACATCTCCGAACTCGAGGACGGCCGGGTCGAGAAGACCGAGGACGTGCTCAAGAAGGGAGACATCACCCGGGTGAAGCTGCTGTCGATCGACGAGAAGGGCCGTCTGCGCCTCTCCCGTCGGGCCGCGCTCGCCGAGGACGCCCAGGCAGCCGACGAAGGCGACGCCGAGGGTGGCGACGCCGAGGGTGGCGACGATTCCTGAGGTGACGAGGCCGATGGACCGGGGGGGGCGTGGCCGCGAGGCCACCCCCCCCCTCCTCGTATCCCGGGGTCGCGGGCCGACTCGGCACCGCGGGTCGGCGACGACACCCTCGACAACGGGGTCCGGGTGCTCTCCGAGCACGTGCCCGGGGTGCGCTCGGTGTCGGTGGGCGTGTGGGTGAGGCACGGCTCGGCGCACGAGCCGGCGGCCCGCATGGGGGAGAGCCACATGCTGGAGCACATGGTGTTCAAGGGCACCGAGCGCCGCTCCGCTCACGACATCGCGCTCTCGCTGGAGGCCCTCGGAGGCTCGCTCGACGCCTTCACCTCGCGGGAGCACACGGCCTTTCAGGCCCGGGTGCTCGACAGCCACCTGCCCGAGGCGCTCGACGTGCTCGCCGACATGGTGCGGCGCCCGCTGCTCCGCGACGACGATCTGGGCCTCGAGCGCGAGGTGGTGCTGGAGGAGATCGCACAGGTGGACGACACCCCGGACGACCTCGTCTTCGAGCTGCACGGGGAAGGGCTGTGGCAGGGGCACGCCTACGGCCACGCGATCCTCGGCACGCGAGAGACGGTCGGGGCCCTCACGGGCGACGACCTGCGGGCGCTGCACGACACCCGGTATCGCGGCCGCAACCTCGTGGTGGCTGCGACGGGCAATGTCGACCACGACCGCTTCCTGGCGCTGGTGTCGGAGGCGTTCGGTGATCTCGATGCCGGAGAGGCGCCCACTCCCGCCGCCGATCCTGCGGGCACCCGCTCGGGCCGTCGATGGGTGGACCGCGAGTCGCACCAGCTGCACCTCGTGGTGGGGCGCGAGGGCGTGTCGCACGCCCATCCGCTGCGCATTCCGTTGATTCTGGTGTCGCAGGCCTTCGGCGGAGGCATGAGCTCGCGTCTCTTCCAGCGCATTCGCGAGGAACTCGGACTCGCCTACACCGTCTTCTCCTACCAGTCGTTCTACAGCCGGAGCGGACTGGTGGGTGTGTACCTCGGCACGCGGCCGGGCTCGGGCGAGCGCGCGGAGGAGGCACTCCGCGAGGAGTTCGCACGCATCAGTCGAGACAGCCTGGGCGCCGACGAACTCGAGCAGACCCGCATGCAGGTGAAGGGGCAGATCATGCTGTCGCTGGAATCGACCAGTGCGCGCCTCTATCGGCTGGCGGGGTCGGCGCTCAACGGGGAGCCCTGGCTCGGACTCGACGATCTGCTCGCGCGGGTCGACGCGGTCACACCGGATCAGGTGGCGGAGGCGGCGCGGCTCGCCTTCGACCCCGACTCGCAGTACACCCTCCTGCTCGGGCCGGGGTGACGCGGCCCGCCCGGAGTCCTATTGTATACGATTCCCACCCTCAACAGAGACGGATCGAGATGCTGATCGGAGTGCCGAAGGAGATCAAGCGCGAGGAGTATCGCGTGGCCCTGACCCCGGCGGGCGCCGAGGCCCTGGCGCATGCGGGGCACGAGGTGATGGTGGAGGCCGGCGCGGGACTGGCCAGTGGCTTCACCGACGACTTCTACGAGAACGCCGGCGCCGAGATCGTGCAGACCGCCGACGAGGTGTGGGAGCGCGCCGAGATGATCATGAAGGTGAAGGAGCCCATCGAGCCCGAATGGCCGCGCATGCGCGAGGGGCAGCTGCTCTTCACCTATTTCCACTTCGCCGCCTCGGAGCCGCTGACGCGGGCGGTGATCGAGTCGGGCGCCGTGGCGCTCGCCTACGAGACGGTGGAAATGCCCAATGGGGAGCTGCCGCTGCTCACGCCGATGTCGGAGGTGGCGGGGCGGATGGCGATTCAGGAGGGGGCGAAGTACCTCGAGCGCCACTCCGGCGGCGCGGGCGTGCTGCTCGGCGGCGTGCCCGGCGTGCTGCCCGGCAAGGTCCTGGTGCTCGGCGGCGGCATCGTGGGCGTGAACGCGGCCAAGATGGCGGCGGGCCTCGGTGCCCGCGTGTCGATCATGGACATCTCTCTGTCGCGCCTGCGCTACCTGTCGGATGTGATGCCGGCCAACGTCAACCTGCTGTACAGCACGCGCTATGCGGTGCGGAAGCAGCTCGAGGACTCCGATCTCGTGGTCGGCGCCGTGCTGATTCCGGGCAAGAAGGCGCCGAGCCTCGTGCGCCGCGAGGATCTGTCGACGATGCGACCCGGCTCGGTGATCGTCGACGTGGCCGTCGACCAGGGCGGGTGTGTCGAGACGATCCGACCGACCACCCACGGTGA contains the following coding sequences:
- the pnp gene encoding polyribonucleotide nucleotidyltransferase, with the protein product MIKRIERQFAGRPLTLEIGRMAKLAGGSCLVQYGETVVLCTATAQSKPTHLPFFPLTVEYREKTYAAGKIPGGFFKREGRPGEKEILAARLTDRPLRPLFPDGFMHETQVVANILSADQENDADVLALLGGSVALNMSNIPFNTPVASVRVGRIQGTWVWNPTFQQLEYSDVDMVVAGSEDAILMVEGGAIEVPEADMLEGIQFAHEGIKQLVEIQKELLEGHSVPDMEWTPVAPDADLESVVEKVAAAKVVEALNLSDKQERQQAMAAVKEDVISHLQDDDEDWAEHEGQVGDILRAIEKRTMRQQILDNGERADGRNLDEIRPISCEVGVLPRTHGSALFTRGQTQALAVTTLGTSRDEQRIDSIDVREEVTKSFMLHYNFPPFSVGEARPFRSTSRREIGHGNLAERAIQPLLPAYDEFPYTIRIVSDILESNGSSSMASVCGASLSLMDTGVPIKAACAGVAMGLIKEGDKVAVLTDILGLEDALGDMDFKVAGTRDGVTSIQMDIKIAGLTTEILEEALKRAHAGRMHILDIMDQTLAEPRVDISQWAPRITTIQINPEKIGEIIGPKGKTIRAIQDESGATIEVDDSGLVKIAAVSGEGADRAREMIEAIVKDPEVGRIYEGPVKNTTTFGAFIEILPGVEGLCHISELEDGRVEKTEDVLKKGDITRVKLLSIDEKGRLRLSRRAALAEDAQAADEGDAEGGDAEGGDDS
- a CDS encoding bifunctional riboflavin kinase/FAD synthetase; protein product: MTDRDHGPAIDPKLPPGLPSGEGTVVTVGTFDGVHRGHWAVLQEIRERARTRGLRSVLVTFHPHPLRIVRPEAAPRLLTTPDEKKEVLAESGLDYAVFLSFSRALSRYSPDRFVREILMDRLSVRELVIGYDHGFGRGRSGDADTLRAIGAREGFAVDVVRPVFAGDDAISSTRIRAAIARADLAMATAGLGRPYSVRGLVVRGDGRGRQLGFPTANLGGVSPDKALPPPGVYAVRGSVRSGVHDGALHLGPRPTFPGASPSIELHLIDFEGDLYGEEVRVDFMERIREIRPFASVQALVDQMRVDVSRARRILAGATPPPARGSSGPG
- the ald gene encoding alanine dehydrogenase, encoding MLIGVPKEIKREEYRVALTPAGAEALAHAGHEVMVEAGAGLASGFTDDFYENAGAEIVQTADEVWERAEMIMKVKEPIEPEWPRMREGQLLFTYFHFAASEPLTRAVIESGAVALAYETVEMPNGELPLLTPMSEVAGRMAIQEGAKYLERHSGGAGVLLGGVPGVLPGKVLVLGGGIVGVNAAKMAAGLGARVSIMDISLSRLRYLSDVMPANVNLLYSTRYAVRKQLEDSDLVVGAVLIPGKKAPSLVRREDLSTMRPGSVIVDVAVDQGGCVETIRPTTHGDPIYTVDGVIHYAVANMPGGVPRTSTLALTNATLPYALTLAAHGWKASCTGDAALAKGLNIVHGEIVYEGVAEAFDLPSRDVSSVLA
- a CDS encoding inorganic phosphate transporter yields the protein MDLVALSLASIILLALFDLWVGIANDAANFLNSAFGSRVARRRTVLLVAAVGVLLGALTSNGLMEVARRGVFDPAWFVDAAGDIRVDLILAIYLGVMAADVLLLDLFNSLGLPTSTTVSIISELVGAAIAVALWTTPGGPAQALQVINSGPVLGIYTGIFLSVVVAFIASAAIMFLVRLVYGHDLESSFRRWGWLWTGAAFASLAYFVVYKGLRSSGLIPAEIMTQLQAHLLLALGAVFAVAGALGAVFSRRPRTVLGVIILAGTGALGLAFAGNDLVNFIGPAVAAAQAVFVEGVDLSGRVSTPPWALALAGGTMVASLTLSQKSRRVRDTEVRIAARGPSTQRFRAGRFSRAVVTGARGTFAVVRAIVPSSLRDRAERRTAAPPCAPTDAPYDLLRASVNLVVASLLISLGTANGLPLSTTYITFMCAMGASFGDRTWGADDAEARVAGMLTVLGGWLLTGLLAAVAAFSMASVIVLGGPAGVPSALLLVAFGLWRLTRVRTSLEPVVE
- a CDS encoding pitrilysin family protein, coding for MLSEHVPGVRSVSVGVWVRHGSAHEPAARMGESHMLEHMVFKGTERRSAHDIALSLEALGGSLDAFTSREHTAFQARVLDSHLPEALDVLADMVRRPLLRDDDLGLEREVVLEEIAQVDDTPDDLVFELHGEGLWQGHAYGHAILGTRETVGALTGDDLRALHDTRYRGRNLVVAATGNVDHDRFLALVSEAFGDLDAGEAPTPAADPAGTRSGRRWVDRESHQLHLVVGREGVSHAHPLRIPLILVSQAFGGGMSSRLFQRIREELGLAYTVFSYQSFYSRSGLVGVYLGTRPGSGERAEEALREEFARISRDSLGADELEQTRMQVKGQIMLSLESTSARLYRLAGSALNGEPWLGLDDLLARVDAVTPDQVAEAARLAFDPDSQYTLLLGPG
- the rpsO gene encoding 30S ribosomal protein S15, which translates into the protein MSIDKTAVIEKYRLHDGDVGSAPVQVALLTERINHLRAHFDAHKHDHHSRRGLLKMVGRRRRLLEYLKRTDLERYRGLIADLGLRH